Within the Vibrio tasmaniensis genome, the region TCCGTACTGATCAATGGTGAATCAGGTACAGGTAAAGAACTAGTCGCACACGCCTTACATCGTCACAGCCCAAGAGCGAAAAAGCCCTTTATCGCCCTGAACATGGCGGCGATTCCCAAAGATCTCATCGAGTCAGAACTGTTTGGCCACGAAAAAGGCGCGTTTACTGGAGCCAACAGCGTTCGCCAAGGACGCTTCGAGCAAGCCAACGGCGGTACTCTGTTTCTTGATGAGATTGGCGACATGCCACTCGATATTCAGACTCGACTACTGCGCGTGCTGTCTGATGGCCAGTTTTATCGCGTAGGTGGACATTCTGCGGTTAAGGTCGATGTTCGTATCGTTGCCGCAACCCACCAAGATCTTGAACGTTTGGTGCATGACGGTGGTTTCCGTGAAGACCTTTTTCATCGACTCAATGTTATCCGAATCCATATTCCGGCACTACGCGAACGTAAACAGGACATCGAAAAGCTGACTCACCACTTCCTAGCATCAGCCGCTGAAGAGCTCGGTGTTGAAGTGAAGACACTGCATCCAGAGACTATTTTGAAGCTCAATCAACTCAATTGGCCGGGTAACGTTCGTCAGCTTGAGAACATTTGTCGTTGGTTAACAGTAATGGCGAGTGGTAGTGAAATACTTCCTTCGGATCTGCCTCCTGAGTTATTGGAAGAGAAGGTTGTGATCAGCGAAGGTACTGATGGTAATTGGCAACAACTGCTGGCTAATTGGGCCAAGAGTGCGCTTGATTCCGGCGAAAAAGAGCTGCTGACTTATGCTCTACCCGAGTTTGAACGTATATTATTAGAGGCCGCACTCAACCATACTAATGGCCATAAACAAGATGCAGCGAAAGTTTTAGGATGGGGAAGAAATACCCTTACTCGTAAACTCAAAGAGTTGTACTGATCCTTATATGCCTCTAGATACATATTTTTTAATGCTAAAAAAGTGTCGCTTGCTTTGAATAGTATCGGTACAATTACAGTACACTATCTATCCAAACTGTAGCTAAAGATGTCTTTGAAAACACAAATTACCTTGAGAACCGCAGTGGTTCTGCCATTCGTGATGATATTTCTCTTCACTATGGGCGTAATGATTTTCACTCAAAAGCAAAGCTACAAGGAGATGGTGAGTGATATTAGTGCACGCCAACTAGCATCACTCACTGATAACGTTCATCAAAGCCTTGCCGATTTTTTAGACAAGCCGTTTCACGCTAACCTTTCACTAAGTCATAACATCGGTTATCACAACCTTTATAAAGAGGGAAATCTTAGTCAGGTTCAAGACTATATTCTTTATAAGTTTTCTGCGCATTTTCAAGCTATCCCTCAGCTTGATGTGATCGGCTTTGGTTCCAAAGATGGTAACTATGTCGGCTTTCGCAAAGAAACGAATCATGGCTTAACTTTAATGGCCCGGGATGATCGAACTCAAGGCAAACTTGTCATTTATCGTGGTAATACGATTAGCGGAGACATTCGAACCATAATTTCAGGTTATGACCCTAGAATTCGCCCTTGGTACACTCCAGTAGTGACACAGAACAAGGCTGTATGGTCATCAATTTATGCCAATGCAGATGAACGACAAGAGATCACTTTATCGGCTCTCGCTCCTATCTATAGTGATAACGAGCTCAAAGGTGTCCTCGCCAGTGATATCAAAATCAACACCTTTAATGCTTTTCTCAAGGATCTCAAAGATAAAACGGATGCCTCTGTCTATATTATTGATAAGCAACAGCGCTTAATCGCTCATTCGGGCGGAGGCAGCGTGGTATCTTGGGGAACGGGAAAAACAGATAAAGGTCAGCGCTTATTAGCGACAGAGAGCACTAATTCTGTAATACGTGAAAGTGCCCATTACGTAGACAAGTTTCATCTCATCGATAACTTGGGTGTACAGCGCTTTAGCTTTCATTTAGATAACGAACGCTACTTCAGCCAGATCACGCCCTATGAAGATGAATACGGCATCACTTGGGTTATTGGTATGTCGATCCCGGAAAGCAGTCTGCTTGGTGAGTTACCAGAAAACCAAAGAAACAGCTGGTTACTCGGTCTAATGCTCAGTTGCATTGGTATTATCGCTGGATTAATTGCCTTTAATCGCGTAACTCAACCCATCACTTCAACTGCAGGAGCAGCAAAGCGCCTCGCCAAAGGTGACTGGGATACGAGCATGCCCAAAACGGGCAATATCTATGAAATTAGCATGTTAACTGAGTCATTTAATGAAATGACCAACAACTTAAAGGCTTCTTTTCAGGCGCTACAGGCTCAACTTACCTATGACTCATTAACCAAACTGTATAGTCGCGAAGGCTTTATTGATACAGCCAAGAAAAACCCTGAAAACGAAAAAGGTACACTTTATTTAATTGGTATTGACCGCTTTCGAGATATTAATGATAGCCTCGGCCATTACAATGGTGACCAACTGCTTATCATTGCGGCCGCTCGTTTAAGAGGTACGCTACCATCGAACTTCCTGTTAGCTCGAACTGGCGGGGATGAATTTGCGATTTACGCTCCTAACATCAATCAAATAGATGA harbors:
- the glnG gene encoding nitrogen regulation protein NR(I), producing the protein MSKGYVWVVDDDSSIRWVVEKTLSSADIKCETFADAESVLLALERETPDVLVSDIRMPGIDGIELLHQVHQRSPDLPVIIMTAHSDLDAAVNAYQKGAFEYLPKPFDIDETLTLVERAIAHSQEQKREQASEAVEDTNAPEIIGEAPAMQEVFRAIGRLSRSSISVLINGESGTGKELVAHALHRHSPRAKKPFIALNMAAIPKDLIESELFGHEKGAFTGANSVRQGRFEQANGGTLFLDEIGDMPLDIQTRLLRVLSDGQFYRVGGHSAVKVDVRIVAATHQDLERLVHDGGFREDLFHRLNVIRIHIPALRERKQDIEKLTHHFLASAAEELGVEVKTLHPETILKLNQLNWPGNVRQLENICRWLTVMASGSEILPSDLPPELLEEKVVISEGTDGNWQQLLANWAKSALDSGEKELLTYALPEFERILLEAALNHTNGHKQDAAKVLGWGRNTLTRKLKELY
- a CDS encoding phosphodiesterase GepA — translated: MSLKTQITLRTAVVLPFVMIFLFTMGVMIFTQKQSYKEMVSDISARQLASLTDNVHQSLADFLDKPFHANLSLSHNIGYHNLYKEGNLSQVQDYILYKFSAHFQAIPQLDVIGFGSKDGNYVGFRKETNHGLTLMARDDRTQGKLVIYRGNTISGDIRTIISGYDPRIRPWYTPVVTQNKAVWSSIYANADERQEITLSALAPIYSDNELKGVLASDIKINTFNAFLKDLKDKTDASVYIIDKQQRLIAHSGGGSVVSWGTGKTDKGQRLLATESTNSVIRESAHYVDKFHLIDNLGVQRFSFHLDNERYFSQITPYEDEYGITWVIGMSIPESSLLGELPENQRNSWLLGLMLSCIGIIAGLIAFNRVTQPITSTAGAAKRLAKGDWDTSMPKTGNIYEISMLTESFNEMTNNLKASFQALQAQLTYDSLTKLYSREGFIDTAKKNPENEKGTLYLIGIDRFRDINDSLGHYNGDQLLIIAAARLRGTLPSNFLLARTGGDEFAIYAPNINQIDDVQLLTSRLLRIFTSPFAMESESVVIKVSMGVVNVSNVNDITLLLRNSSIALSNAKQDKTSVSIYNPEMGKASRYRTKMLARLNKAIELQQFEPFYQPIIDLESGATIGAEALARWVTDEGIISPLEFIPLAEETGLIYDIGKQILHKSCRDTAIAIESGKWDKDFSIHVNLSVDQLSESGFIELVKTTLRDTKLPAQNLTLEITESRIVDNDQTIIDNMLTLKALGISIAIDDFGTGYSSLAYLHKLPFDCLKIDRSFVSKLEKENLDSSIVAAIVNITKGFKVSLVAEGVETQQQAELLKQLQCPLAQGFLYSRPVPFDQWPTDLGTKKNTKFKANNKVEQSAEAKQSTKESLA